One genomic region from Ornithinicoccus hortensis encodes:
- the murD gene encoding UDP-N-acetylmuramoyl-L-alanine--D-glutamate ligase, producing MTARRSLDDLTHGAADWAGLKVVVTGLGVSGFAAADALLERDAKVTVLDAGTGRQHQEEQAQILRVLDADVRLGAEHVSDLPADLADADLVVTSPGWRPDHPVLTAAAGLGIPVWGEVELAWRMRPQEGAAPWLTVTGTNGKTTTVQMLAAILTAAGLRATAAGNVGTPILEAVLHPEPYAVIAVELSSFQLHWSESIAPVASCCLNVAPDHVDWHGSLEEYTAAKGKVYEHTELACIYNVQDPVTEQLVRDADVQEGCRAVGFTLGTPGLSMVGLVEDVLADRAFIEERRSSAAELATLADLTRDGVPPAPHLVADALAAAALARAVGVPVAAVRDGLRGFEPDQHRITDVGEVAGVRFVNDSKATNPHAAAASLTAFEHIVWVAGGQLKGADVDGLVAGARDRLRAVVLLGQDREQIAAALTRHAPEVPVVRVSAADTGDMGRDGQQTRGTAEALAAVMDEVVDRALGLARPGDVVLLAPAAASLDMWPNYGARGTDFTGAVARRRDRGETS from the coding sequence GTGACCGCGCGTCGCTCCCTGGACGACCTCACCCACGGCGCCGCGGACTGGGCCGGCCTCAAGGTCGTGGTCACCGGGCTCGGGGTCAGCGGGTTCGCCGCCGCCGACGCCCTGCTCGAGCGGGACGCGAAGGTCACGGTGCTGGACGCCGGGACCGGCCGGCAGCACCAGGAGGAACAGGCCCAGATCCTGCGGGTGCTGGACGCCGACGTCCGGCTCGGGGCCGAGCACGTGTCCGACCTGCCGGCGGACCTCGCCGATGCCGACCTGGTGGTGACCTCTCCCGGCTGGCGCCCCGACCACCCGGTCCTCACCGCCGCGGCGGGCCTCGGCATACCGGTCTGGGGAGAGGTCGAGCTGGCCTGGCGGATGCGTCCGCAGGAGGGGGCCGCGCCCTGGCTCACGGTCACCGGCACCAACGGCAAGACCACCACGGTCCAGATGCTGGCCGCCATCCTCACTGCGGCCGGGTTGCGCGCCACCGCCGCCGGCAACGTCGGCACCCCCATCCTGGAGGCGGTGCTGCACCCCGAGCCGTATGCCGTGATCGCCGTCGAGCTGTCCAGCTTCCAGCTGCACTGGAGCGAGTCGATCGCCCCGGTGGCCTCCTGCTGCCTGAACGTCGCCCCGGACCACGTGGACTGGCACGGGTCGTTGGAGGAGTACACCGCGGCCAAGGGCAAGGTCTACGAGCACACCGAGCTGGCCTGCATCTACAACGTGCAGGACCCGGTCACCGAGCAGTTGGTCCGCGACGCCGACGTCCAGGAGGGGTGTCGGGCCGTCGGGTTCACCCTCGGCACCCCGGGCCTGTCGATGGTCGGCCTGGTCGAGGACGTGCTGGCCGACCGGGCCTTCATCGAGGAGCGACGGTCCTCGGCCGCCGAGCTGGCCACCCTGGCCGACCTCACCCGGGACGGGGTCCCCCCGGCGCCGCACCTGGTGGCCGACGCGCTGGCCGCTGCGGCGCTGGCCCGTGCCGTCGGGGTCCCCGTGGCGGCCGTCCGGGACGGCCTGCGGGGCTTCGAGCCCGACCAGCACCGGATCACCGACGTCGGCGAGGTCGCGGGGGTCCGCTTCGTCAACGACTCCAAGGCGACCAACCCGCACGCAGCCGCCGCCAGCCTGACCGCCTTCGAGCACATCGTCTGGGTGGCCGGCGGCCAGCTCAAGGGCGCCGACGTCGACGGCCTGGTCGCGGGCGCCCGCGACCGCCTGCGCGCCGTGGTGCTGCTCGGCCAGGACCGGGAGCAGATCGCCGCCGCCCTGACCCGACACGCGCCCGAGGTCCCGGTCGTGCGGGTGTCCGCCGCCGACACTGGGGACATGGGACGTGATGGGCAGCAGACTCGGGGGACCGCGGAGGCCCTGGCGGCGGTGATGGACGAGGTGGTGGACCGGGCCCTCGGCCTGGCCCGCCCCGGCGACGTCGTGTTGCTGGCACCGGCCGCAGCCTCCCTGGACATGTGGCCCAACTACGGCGCGCGGGGCACCGACTTCACCGGCGCGGTCGCCCGGCGCCGGGACCGGGGTGAGACCTCGTGA
- a CDS encoding DUF58 domain-containing protein, whose product MRSPGVLTSRGQAFLMLGVLTALAGIVLGYRDVTRIGILLLALPLLAMVWMRRRPPSIRVLRTVSPSRMLPDERGEVRALFTNVGSSRTPMYLAEEQFDYALGDRPRFLLPRMDRGEERQLRYTIRSRHRGSYPLGPVTLRLRDPFGLTYLVMQLPRTDEALVLPRIYDLGTRGPRGQGRGTEGELPQMVALHGEDDVSIRSYRDGDELRRVHWPATAHRGELMVRQEDRPTRRRAVLLLDSRSSAHPGSVHRPSYEWAVSALASVARHLIQDGFVVHLLTEATLEDGSAAHPLDLDRIMTVLARIQPATGSAGLDPLIAAAHSFTSGGVLVVAAVVAHDEQEVRNLAAIRQPGNTAMAFVLDRSAFDAGSPTGTTRDTGTLALEGVLSESGWQTALVGPADPVAGAWEVIHGSRRSEGVR is encoded by the coding sequence ATGCGCAGCCCAGGGGTGCTGACGAGCAGGGGCCAGGCCTTCCTGATGCTCGGCGTCCTGACCGCGTTGGCCGGCATCGTGCTCGGCTACCGGGACGTGACCCGGATCGGCATCCTGCTGCTGGCGCTCCCGCTGCTGGCCATGGTGTGGATGCGCCGGCGTCCGCCCTCGATCCGGGTGCTCCGCACCGTCTCACCCTCCCGGATGCTGCCGGACGAGCGCGGTGAGGTGCGGGCACTGTTCACCAACGTGGGCTCCTCCCGCACCCCGATGTACCTGGCCGAGGAGCAGTTCGACTACGCGCTGGGCGACCGGCCGCGGTTCCTGCTGCCCCGGATGGACCGGGGCGAGGAACGCCAGCTGCGCTACACGATCCGTAGTCGGCACCGCGGCAGCTACCCCCTCGGCCCGGTCACCCTCCGGCTGCGCGACCCGTTCGGTCTGACCTACCTGGTCATGCAGCTGCCCCGCACCGACGAGGCGCTCGTCCTCCCCCGCATCTACGACCTCGGGACCCGGGGGCCCCGCGGGCAGGGCCGCGGCACGGAGGGCGAGCTGCCGCAGATGGTGGCCCTGCACGGTGAGGACGACGTGAGCATCCGGTCCTACCGGGACGGCGACGAGCTGCGCCGGGTGCACTGGCCCGCCACCGCCCACCGGGGTGAGCTGATGGTGCGCCAGGAGGACCGGCCGACCCGGCGCCGGGCGGTGCTGTTGCTGGACTCGCGCTCGTCGGCCCACCCGGGCTCGGTCCACCGCCCCTCCTACGAGTGGGCGGTCAGTGCCCTCGCCTCGGTCGCCCGGCACCTGATCCAGGACGGTTTCGTGGTCCACCTGCTCACCGAGGCGACGCTGGAGGACGGCAGCGCCGCGCACCCGCTCGACCTGGACCGGATCATGACCGTGTTGGCCAGGATCCAGCCGGCGACCGGCTCCGCGGGGCTGGACCCGTTGATCGCGGCCGCGCACTCCTTCACCTCCGGCGGCGTCCTCGTGGTGGCCGCCGTGGTCGCACACGACGAGCAGGAGGTGCGCAACCTCGCGGCGATCCGGCAACCGGGCAACACGGCGATGGCCTTCGTGCTGGACCGGTCGGCCTTCGACGCCGGCTCCCCCACGGGCACGACCCGGGACACCGGCACGCTGGCCCTGGAGGGGGTGCTCTCCGAGTCCGGCTGGCAGACCGCCCTCGTGGGGCCGGCGGACCCGGTGGCCGGGGCCTGGGAGGTCATCCACGGGTCCCGCCGGTCGGAGGGCGTGCGATGA
- a CDS encoding peptidoglycan D,D-transpeptidase FtsI family protein, producing the protein MATKRPTPARRARRRSPASRGLVHPQRRARIMLFGVLIVFSLFAAQLVRLQGLDAASVSAAALDMRLRMATIPAARGSIVDANGLPLAESVERKHITVDSTAVVEYKKKVDGVTTTVGAQGAAEDIAAATGRDPQALLDIMQANPDSQWAYLVKDVSPQVWQEVHALGIPGIYAEDYYKRTYPRGSSHAPLVGWVGAGEQPAGGVELIYNDLLTGTPGTKTFEKGGVGPTISTADHAEEPAVPGQDVRLTIDSDLQWYAYDVIEQRVKEAKAVSGYVVITDIDGNVLALASYPSFDPAEPSQTSAGMRNAAVEDAYEPGSTGKLITAAAALEEGLVEPETPIVLPNRLPRGGTRFKDSHDPDNPYVTFAGALATSSNMGTILYGEALDDDVFYEYERKFGMGSTSGLGLPGESPGLLWEPSNWGPTTKYTMLFGQGLTSNALQQIGVFQTIANGGVHIPPRIVAGTQDEDGGFVEEPAHEGTRVVTEETADTLTSIMEHVPTQDGTAPQAAVEGYRVAGKTSTADRVDPKTGKYNTVTSAFVGFAPAEDPQIIVSVTVQAPKVGKWGGEVAGPAFADVMRFALQQQGIEPSTTESPDIELTYDPDDPAPGEPSGVTLGDIAIKDEGND; encoded by the coding sequence GTGGCGACGAAGCGTCCGACCCCTGCCCGCCGGGCCCGTCGCCGCTCACCGGCCTCCCGCGGTCTGGTCCACCCGCAGCGCCGGGCGCGGATCATGCTGTTCGGCGTGCTGATCGTGTTCAGCCTGTTCGCCGCCCAACTGGTGCGGCTGCAGGGCCTGGACGCCGCGTCGGTGTCGGCCGCCGCGCTGGACATGCGGCTGCGGATGGCGACCATCCCGGCGGCGCGCGGCTCCATCGTGGACGCCAACGGGCTCCCGCTGGCCGAGAGCGTGGAACGCAAGCACATCACCGTCGACTCCACCGCCGTGGTGGAGTACAAGAAGAAGGTCGACGGCGTGACCACCACGGTGGGGGCGCAGGGGGCGGCCGAGGACATCGCGGCGGCCACCGGTCGGGACCCGCAGGCGCTGCTGGACATCATGCAGGCCAACCCGGACAGCCAGTGGGCCTACCTGGTCAAGGACGTCTCTCCCCAGGTCTGGCAGGAGGTGCACGCGCTCGGCATACCGGGCATTTATGCCGAGGACTACTACAAGCGCACCTACCCCCGGGGCAGTTCGCACGCCCCGCTGGTCGGCTGGGTCGGTGCCGGGGAGCAGCCGGCCGGCGGCGTCGAGCTCATCTACAACGACCTGCTGACCGGCACGCCCGGGACCAAGACCTTCGAGAAGGGTGGGGTCGGCCCGACCATCAGCACCGCCGACCACGCGGAGGAGCCGGCCGTCCCCGGCCAGGACGTGCGACTCACCATCGACAGCGACCTGCAGTGGTACGCCTACGACGTCATCGAGCAGCGGGTCAAGGAGGCCAAGGCGGTCTCCGGCTACGTGGTGATCACCGACATCGACGGCAACGTGCTGGCGCTGGCCAGCTACCCCTCGTTCGACCCGGCCGAGCCGTCGCAGACCTCCGCCGGGATGCGCAACGCGGCCGTCGAGGACGCCTACGAGCCCGGCTCCACCGGCAAGCTGATCACCGCAGCGGCCGCCCTGGAGGAGGGCCTGGTCGAGCCGGAGACCCCGATCGTGCTGCCCAACCGCCTGCCGCGGGGCGGCACGCGGTTCAAGGACTCGCACGACCCCGACAACCCCTACGTGACCTTCGCCGGGGCCCTGGCCACCTCCTCCAACATGGGCACCATCCTGTACGGCGAGGCGCTGGACGACGACGTCTTCTACGAGTACGAGCGCAAGTTCGGGATGGGGAGCACGTCCGGGCTGGGCCTGCCCGGTGAGTCCCCGGGACTGCTGTGGGAGCCGTCCAACTGGGGCCCCACGACCAAGTACACGATGCTCTTCGGCCAGGGCCTGACCAGCAACGCCCTGCAGCAGATCGGGGTCTTCCAGACGATCGCCAACGGCGGGGTCCACATCCCGCCGCGGATCGTCGCCGGCACCCAGGACGAGGACGGCGGATTCGTCGAGGAGCCAGCCCACGAGGGCACCAGGGTCGTCACCGAGGAGACGGCCGACACGCTGACCAGCATCATGGAGCACGTGCCGACGCAGGACGGCACGGCGCCCCAGGCCGCGGTCGAGGGGTACCGGGTCGCGGGCAAGACCAGCACCGCCGACCGGGTCGACCCCAAGACCGGCAAGTACAACACCGTCACCTCGGCATTCGTCGGCTTCGCGCCCGCCGAGGACCCGCAGATCATCGTGTCGGTGACCGTGCAGGCGCCCAAGGTGGGCAAGTGGGGTGGCGAGGTCGCCGGGCCGGCGTTCGCCGACGTCATGCGGTTCGCCCTGCAGCAGCAGGGAATCGAGCCGAGCACGACCGAGTCCCCGGACATCGAGCTCACCTACGACCCGGACGACCCTGCCCCGGGGGAGCCCTCAGGTGTCACACTGGGCGACATCGCGATCAAGGACGAAGGGAACGACTGA
- the rsmH gene encoding 16S rRNA (cytosine(1402)-N(4))-methyltransferase RsmH: MTERAAADRHQPVLRDRVVDLLAPALQQPGAVYVDATLGMGGHTEAILRACPGARAVGIDRDTEALALAGERLAGFGERFVPVHAVYDEIPAALAELSISRADAILYDLGVSSLQLDEEERGFAYRMDAPLDMRMDQSRGMTAADVLNGYSEAELTRILKDYGEERFARKIARALVRRREQEPFTTSGPLVQLLHEVVPAASQRSGGHPAKRTFQALRIEVNAELSTWRAALPAGLDLLPVGGRVLVLAYHSLEDRIAKQLLGAGATSSAPPGMPVELPEQRPWLRLLTRGAEQADDQEIAANPRAASVRLRAAERIRETAPADLHAPADHKENRR, from the coding sequence ATGACCGAACGGGCAGCGGCAGACCGGCACCAGCCGGTGCTGCGCGACCGCGTGGTCGACCTGCTCGCCCCTGCCCTCCAGCAGCCGGGCGCGGTGTATGTCGACGCGACCCTCGGCATGGGCGGCCACACCGAGGCGATCCTGCGGGCCTGCCCCGGGGCCCGCGCCGTCGGGATCGACCGTGACACCGAGGCCCTGGCCCTGGCCGGGGAACGGTTGGCCGGCTTCGGGGAGCGGTTCGTGCCGGTGCACGCCGTCTACGACGAGATTCCCGCGGCGCTCGCCGAGCTGAGCATCTCCCGGGCCGACGCGATCCTCTACGACCTGGGGGTCTCCTCGCTGCAGCTGGACGAGGAGGAGCGCGGCTTCGCCTACCGGATGGACGCGCCCCTGGACATGCGGATGGACCAGTCGCGCGGGATGACCGCCGCGGACGTGCTCAACGGCTACAGCGAGGCCGAGCTGACCAGGATCCTGAAGGACTACGGCGAGGAGCGCTTCGCCCGCAAGATCGCCCGCGCCCTGGTCCGCCGCCGTGAGCAGGAGCCGTTCACCACCTCCGGCCCGCTCGTGCAGCTGCTGCACGAGGTCGTGCCCGCCGCGTCGCAACGCTCCGGTGGGCACCCGGCCAAGCGCACCTTCCAGGCACTGCGCATCGAGGTCAACGCCGAGCTGTCCACCTGGCGGGCCGCGCTGCCCGCTGGACTCGATCTGTTGCCGGTCGGCGGCCGGGTGCTCGTGCTGGCCTACCACTCGCTCGAGGACCGCATCGCCAAGCAGCTGCTCGGCGCCGGCGCCACCAGCTCGGCACCCCCCGGGATGCCGGTCGAGCTGCCCGAGCAGCGCCCGTGGCTGCGCCTGCTCACCCGTGGCGCGGAGCAGGCCGACGACCAGGAGATCGCCGCCAACCCCCGGGCCGCCTCGGTCCGGCTCCGCGCCGCCGAACGCATCCGAGAGACCGCGCCCGCCGACCTTCACGCGCCAGCCGACCACAAGGAGAACCGCCGATGA
- the mraY gene encoding phospho-N-acetylmuramoyl-pentapeptide-transferase: MVTVLLSAGIAMVVALFGTPLFIKFLVRRGYGQFIRDDGPTSHHTKRGTPTMGGAVIIAATLLGYFGSHLLLMLLDATGLVELGSNTFTISALLVLFLMAGLGLVGFLDDYIKISKQRSLGLRSHEKLIGQTAVAVIFAVLALQFPGDTYRTPASTAISFVRDTNIDFAVFGTVGGLICFVLWANVMIAGASNGVNLTDGLDGLATGASVMVFGAYVLIGIWQFNQNCQINPGSRCYDVRDAHDLAVVAACVAGACFGFLWWNASPAKIFMGDTGSLALGGALAGLAITTHTQLLMAILGGLFVMITLSVIIQVGYFKMTRKRVFRMAPLQHHFELVGWHEITIVIRFWIIAGLCVAVGLGIFYAEWVVQL; encoded by the coding sequence ATGGTGACCGTGCTGCTGTCCGCGGGGATCGCCATGGTCGTGGCGCTGTTCGGCACACCGCTGTTCATCAAGTTCCTGGTGCGCCGCGGCTACGGCCAGTTCATCCGCGACGACGGACCGACCTCGCACCACACCAAGCGCGGCACCCCCACGATGGGCGGTGCGGTGATCATCGCCGCGACCCTGCTGGGGTACTTCGGCTCCCACCTGCTGCTCATGCTGCTGGACGCGACCGGGCTGGTGGAGCTGGGCAGCAACACCTTCACGATCAGCGCCCTGCTGGTGCTCTTCCTGATGGCCGGGCTGGGCCTGGTCGGGTTCCTGGACGACTACATCAAGATCTCCAAGCAGCGCAGCCTCGGCCTGCGCTCCCACGAGAAGCTGATCGGGCAGACCGCCGTGGCGGTCATCTTCGCGGTGCTCGCCCTGCAGTTCCCGGGCGACACCTACCGCACCCCGGCCAGCACCGCCATCTCCTTCGTGCGGGACACCAACATCGACTTCGCCGTGTTCGGCACGGTCGGCGGCCTGATCTGCTTCGTGCTGTGGGCCAACGTGATGATCGCCGGGGCCTCCAACGGGGTGAACCTCACCGACGGCCTGGACGGCCTGGCCACGGGCGCCTCGGTGATGGTCTTCGGCGCCTACGTGCTCATCGGGATCTGGCAGTTCAACCAGAACTGCCAGATCAACCCCGGTTCGCGCTGCTACGACGTGCGCGACGCCCACGACCTGGCGGTGGTGGCCGCCTGCGTCGCCGGTGCCTGCTTCGGCTTCCTGTGGTGGAACGCCTCGCCGGCCAAGATCTTCATGGGGGACACCGGCTCGCTCGCCCTTGGCGGCGCGCTGGCGGGCCTGGCGATCACCACCCACACCCAGTTGCTGATGGCCATCCTGGGCGGGCTGTTCGTGATGATCACCCTCTCGGTCATCATCCAGGTGGGCTACTTCAAGATGACCCGCAAACGGGTGTTCCGGATGGCGCCGCTGCAACACCACTTCGAGCTCGTCGGGTGGCACGAGATCACCATCGTGATCCGGTTCTGGATCATCGCCGGACTGTGCGTCGCCGTGGGCCTGGGCATCTTCTACGCCGAGTGGGTGGTCCAGCTGTGA
- a CDS encoding AAA family ATPase yields the protein MSVNAPTAQSADLDSIRGTASTIHHAVSTVIEGKEQAVRTAVTVLLAEGHLLVEDVPGVGKTMLAKALARAIDCRVSRVQFTPDLLPSDITGVSVFNQDSRSFEFRRGAVFANIVVGDEINRASPKTQSALLESMEERQVTVDGTTYALPSPFMVMATQNPIEMEGTYPLPEAQRDRFMARISMGYPEASAEMTMLASHSEHDPLAALQPVTDGATVQAQIEAIRGLHTSPALRRYVVDLVTATRHHQGLRLGASPRAGLQLLRAARAHAALAGRDHVLPEDVQGLAGDVLAHRVILTGESQLARHTAHDLIADVVRRTPVPSGRG from the coding sequence ATGTCCGTCAACGCCCCGACCGCACAGTCCGCCGACCTCGACAGCATCCGCGGGACGGCCTCGACGATCCACCACGCCGTGTCGACCGTGATCGAGGGCAAGGAACAGGCGGTCCGGACGGCGGTCACCGTACTGCTCGCCGAGGGACACCTGCTGGTCGAGGACGTCCCGGGTGTGGGCAAGACGATGCTGGCCAAGGCGTTGGCCAGGGCGATCGACTGCCGGGTCAGCCGGGTGCAGTTCACGCCGGACCTGTTGCCCAGCGACATCACCGGCGTCAGCGTGTTCAACCAGGACTCCCGGTCCTTCGAGTTCCGCCGAGGAGCGGTCTTCGCCAACATCGTCGTGGGCGACGAGATCAACCGGGCCTCCCCCAAGACCCAGTCCGCCCTGCTGGAGAGCATGGAGGAGCGCCAGGTCACGGTGGACGGCACGACCTACGCACTCCCGTCCCCGTTCATGGTGATGGCGACCCAGAACCCGATCGAGATGGAGGGCACCTACCCCTTGCCCGAGGCCCAGCGGGACCGGTTCATGGCACGGATCTCGATGGGGTACCCGGAGGCGTCGGCGGAGATGACGATGCTGGCCTCGCACAGCGAGCACGATCCGCTGGCCGCCCTGCAACCGGTTACCGACGGGGCGACGGTGCAGGCGCAGATCGAGGCGATCCGCGGCCTGCACACCTCGCCGGCGCTGCGCCGCTACGTGGTCGACCTGGTCACCGCGACCCGGCACCACCAGGGCCTGCGGCTGGGTGCCTCCCCCCGCGCCGGTCTCCAGCTGCTCCGCGCGGCCCGTGCGCACGCGGCCCTGGCTGGCCGGGACCACGTGCTGCCCGAGGACGTCCAGGGCCTGGCCGGGGACGTGCTGGCCCACCGGGTGATCCTGACCGGTGAGTCCCAGCTCGCCCGGCACACCGCGCACGACCTCATCGCCGACGTCGTCCGCCGCACGCCGGTGCCCTCCGGGCGCGGCTGA
- the mraZ gene encoding division/cell wall cluster transcriptional repressor MraZ — MFLGTHTPRLDDKGRMFLPAKFREKLAGGVVITRGQEHCLYVYPMAEFERVAATMQTSPTTNRAVRDYQRVFLSGASDEVPDKQGRVTIPANLRAYAGLSHECTVIGAGSRVEIWDTESWNTYLEETEPAYADQSEEVVPGLI; from the coding sequence GTGTTCCTCGGCACGCACACGCCACGGCTGGACGACAAGGGCCGGATGTTCCTCCCGGCCAAGTTCCGCGAGAAGCTCGCCGGCGGAGTCGTCATCACCCGCGGCCAGGAGCACTGCCTGTACGTCTACCCGATGGCCGAGTTCGAGCGGGTCGCCGCGACGATGCAGACCTCGCCCACCACCAACCGTGCCGTCCGGGACTACCAGCGCGTCTTCCTCTCCGGTGCCTCCGACGAGGTCCCGGACAAGCAGGGCCGGGTCACCATCCCCGCCAACCTGCGCGCGTATGCCGGGTTGAGCCACGAGTGCACCGTCATCGGCGCCGGATCCCGGGTGGAGATCTGGGACACCGAGAGCTGGAACACCTACCTGGAAGAGACCGAGCCTGCCTACGCCGACCAATCGGAAGAGGTGGTGCCCGGACTCATCTGA
- a CDS encoding UDP-N-acetylmuramoyl-tripeptide--D-alanyl-D-alanine ligase, which translates to MIPLSLHEVAAVTGGRVFPAGSGDVLVRTAVVTDSREADPGSLYVARQGEHADGHDFVAGAAERGAVAALTDREVSELPCVVTPDVQQAFADLGREVVDRCTAAGGLRIIGITGSSGKTSTKDLMAQVVAGLGETVAPIASYNSEVGVPLTVCRLVESTAYLVAEMGASGVGHIEYLTRIAPPSIGVVLNVGTAHLGEFGSRQAIADTKAELVRALPADGLAVLNADDAVVAAMAEKTSARVLLVGTGPDAQVRAEDIRVDARGRAGFRLLLPGAEPQDVQLRLHGPHHVGNALSVAAVAQELGMEAPEIARALGEAGPVSRWRMEVHELPGGITLVNDAYNANPDSMRAALRSLASMRGTGRTFAVVGEMRELGEDSAAEHRAVGELAAQLGIDAVVTVGPGALPVAEGFESAGATRPGGPGAVFRTEDADAARTLLEQELGEGDVALLKSSRDSGLRLLGDAIVEAAEASD; encoded by the coding sequence GTGATCCCGTTGTCGCTGCACGAGGTCGCGGCGGTCACCGGAGGCCGGGTCTTCCCAGCCGGGTCGGGGGACGTCCTGGTCCGGACCGCCGTGGTGACCGACTCCCGGGAGGCCGATCCCGGGAGCCTCTACGTTGCCCGCCAGGGTGAACACGCCGACGGCCACGACTTCGTGGCGGGTGCCGCCGAGCGCGGGGCGGTCGCCGCGCTCACCGACCGCGAGGTGTCCGAGCTGCCCTGCGTGGTCACCCCCGACGTCCAACAGGCCTTCGCCGACCTCGGCCGGGAGGTGGTGGACCGCTGCACCGCCGCCGGGGGGCTGCGGATCATCGGCATCACCGGGTCCTCGGGCAAGACCTCGACCAAGGACCTGATGGCCCAGGTGGTCGCCGGGCTGGGCGAGACGGTCGCGCCGATCGCCTCCTACAACTCCGAGGTCGGCGTGCCGCTGACCGTATGCCGTCTGGTCGAGTCGACCGCCTACCTGGTCGCCGAGATGGGCGCCTCCGGCGTCGGCCACATCGAGTACCTCACCCGGATCGCGCCGCCCTCCATCGGCGTCGTGCTCAACGTCGGCACGGCCCACCTCGGCGAGTTCGGCAGCCGACAGGCCATCGCCGACACCAAGGCCGAGCTGGTCCGGGCGCTGCCGGCCGACGGCCTCGCCGTGCTGAACGCCGACGACGCAGTGGTGGCCGCGATGGCCGAGAAGACCAGCGCCCGCGTGCTGCTGGTCGGCACCGGACCCGACGCCCAGGTCCGGGCGGAGGACATCCGGGTCGATGCCCGCGGCCGGGCCGGCTTCCGTCTGCTCCTGCCCGGTGCGGAGCCCCAGGACGTCCAGCTCCGGCTGCACGGCCCGCACCACGTGGGCAACGCGCTGTCGGTGGCTGCGGTGGCCCAGGAGCTGGGGATGGAGGCCCCCGAGATCGCCCGTGCCCTCGGGGAGGCCGGGCCGGTGAGCCGGTGGCGGATGGAGGTCCACGAGCTCCCCGGGGGGATCACGCTGGTCAACGACGCCTACAACGCCAACCCCGACTCGATGCGGGCCGCGCTGCGGTCGCTGGCCTCGATGCGGGGCACCGGCCGGACGTTCGCGGTGGTGGGGGAGATGCGCGAGCTGGGCGAGGACTCCGCGGCCGAGCACCGCGCGGTGGGCGAGCTCGCGGCACAGCTGGGGATCGACGCCGTGGTGACGGTCGGGCCGGGGGCCCTCCCGGTCGCCGAGGGGTTCGAGTCCGCCGGCGCCACCCGCCCGGGCGGACCCGGCGCGGTGTTCCGCACCGAGGACGCGGATGCCGCCCGCACGCTGCTCGAGCAGGAACTCGGCGAGGGGGACGTCGCCCTGCTGAAGTCGAGCCGGGACTCGGGGCTGCGCCTGCTGGGTGATGCGATCGTCGAGGCGGCGGAGGCGAGCGACTGA